The Malus domestica chromosome 13, GDT2T_hap1 genome includes a window with the following:
- the LOC139190347 gene encoding uncharacterized protein produces MSIVPICSRSHSPRHCRARVYNSDSVMGFLKVDLDLGNYERFLDVTLTRGNNITTGKIYQGGRHHQLLESLTPVLRDFKSYFSVKRKSPYQCTQTLKHHAPHILLLMS; encoded by the exons ATGAGCATCGTGCCAATTTGTAGCAGGAGTCACTCACCAAGACATTGCAGGGCACGGGTGTACAATTCGGACTCGGTCATGGGGTTTCTTAAG GTTGATTTGGACCTGGGCAACTATGAACGCTTCCTAGATGTGACTCTTACTAGGGGTAACAACATTACCACTGGCAAGATATATCAG GGAGGGAGACACCATCAGTTGCTGGAATCATTAACCCCGGTTCTGAGGGATTTCAAAAGCTATTTTTCAGTTAAGAGGAAATCACCATACCAGTGCACTCAAA CATTGAAGCATCATGCGCCGCACATCCTACTGCTGATGTCTTAA